The Procambarus clarkii isolate CNS0578487 chromosome 57, FALCON_Pclarkii_2.0, whole genome shotgun sequence genome has a segment encoding these proteins:
- the LOC138353310 gene encoding paternally-expressed gene 3 protein-like, which produces MGKSAMGECHDKGCHDKECHDKECHDKECHDKECPDKECPDKECPDKECHGKECHDKECHDKECHDKECHEKECHDKECHEKDSHDKECNDKECHDKEFHDRECHDRECHDRECHDKECHDKECHDKECHDKECHDKECHDKEYHEKGVDAV; this is translated from the coding sequence ATGGGAAAGAGTGCCATGGGAGAGTGCCACGATAAGGGCTGCCACGATAAAGAGTGCCACGATAAAGAGTGCCACGATAAAGAGTGCCACGATAAAGAGTGCCCCGATAAAGAGTGCCCCGATAAAGAGTGCCCCGATAAAGAGTGCCATGGGAAAGAGTGCCACGATAAAGAGTGCCACGATAAAGAGTGCCACGATAAAGAGTGCCATGAGAAAGAGTGCCATGATAAAGAGTGTCATGAGAAAGACAGCCACGATAAAGAGTGCAATGATAAAGAGTGCCACGATAAAGAGTTCCACGATAGAGAGTGCCACGATAGAGAGTGCCACGATAGAGAGTGCCACGATAAAGAGTGCCACGATAAAGAGTGCCACGATAAAGAGTGCCACGATAAAGAGTGCCACGATAAAGAGTGCCACGATAAAGAGTACCATGAGAAAGGAGTGGATGCAGTATGA